A portion of the Pseudoalteromonas galatheae genome contains these proteins:
- a CDS encoding MarR family winged helix-turn-helix transcriptional regulator yields the protein MSKNDEKLLNINEFLPYQLVSLSTKVSSDFAHVYEQKGELTQPQWRVLSHAIQKEGSTAKHICELANMDKSTVSRAIKQLQDRKLIEMLVSSSDKRAKTIAVTEQGRVLYQTLTPFALAWEAELLSCFSDEQKEKFIELLAVLQNRLVNSHTSNAD from the coding sequence ATGTCTAAAAATGATGAAAAGCTTCTGAATATAAACGAATTTTTGCCGTATCAGCTCGTTTCACTGTCAACAAAAGTGAGCAGTGACTTTGCGCACGTCTATGAACAAAAGGGAGAATTAACTCAGCCACAATGGCGGGTGTTATCTCACGCAATACAGAAGGAGGGGAGCACCGCTAAGCACATTTGTGAACTGGCAAATATGGACAAATCGACAGTTTCGAGAGCGATCAAACAGTTACAAGACAGAAAGTTGATAGAGATGTTAGTAAGTTCAAGTGATAAACGTGCAAAAACTATTGCGGTGACAGAGCAAGGAAGAGTGCTTTATCAAACGTTAACGCCGTTTGCATTGGCTTGGGAAGCTGAGCTACTTAGTTGTTTTAGCGATGAGCAGAAAGAGAAATTTATTGAACTGTTAGCGGTGCTTCAAAATAGACTAGTAAACAGTCATACAAGTAATGCTGATTAA